A genomic stretch from Chryseobacterium sp. SNU WT5 includes:
- the pnuC gene encoding nicotinamide riboside transporter PnuC, with protein sequence MNFYDLFLQPYESYDGYQIALEITATIFGLLSVFFSIRKNIWVYPTGIISTVLYVYILYKFGLLGDMMINFYYTVMSIYGWILWSRSSKDHIHVEVSWATNKEWVFATALFLISLLLVTIVYYYKPFIDNHFSMENVQLGLYHLDWANWLDVLTTAIFLVGMWLMAKRKIENWIFWIVGDLICIPMMIYKGLGITSLQFFVFTAMAFVGYFEWKKTSQGKHIN encoded by the coding sequence ATGAATTTTTACGATCTGTTTTTACAACCTTACGAGTCTTATGACGGTTATCAAATAGCACTCGAAATAACCGCAACTATTTTTGGTTTATTAAGTGTATTTTTTTCAATTCGAAAAAATATTTGGGTCTATCCTACCGGAATTATTTCTACTGTTTTATATGTCTATATCCTCTATAAATTTGGATTGCTTGGGGACATGATGATTAATTTTTACTACACGGTGATGAGTATTTACGGATGGATTTTGTGGTCAAGAAGTTCTAAGGATCATATTCATGTTGAGGTTTCTTGGGCAACAAACAAGGAATGGGTTTTCGCAACCGCTTTATTCCTGATCAGCTTACTATTAGTAACCATCGTTTATTATTACAAACCTTTTATTGATAATCATTTTTCAATGGAAAATGTTCAACTTGGATTGTATCATTTGGATTGGGCAAATTGGTTAGATGTCCTTACAACCGCAATATTCTTGGTGGGAATGTGGTTGATGGCAAAAAGGAAAATCGAAAACTGGATCTTTTGGATCGTAGGTGATTTAATATGTATCCCGATGATGATTTACAAAGGTTTAGGGATAACCTCTCTTCAATTTTTCGTTTTCACTGCAATGGCATTTGTCGGATATTTTGAATGGAAGAAAACAAGTCAAGGAAAGCACATTAACTAA
- a CDS encoding VIT family protein yields MLTIDNYLDAHYIHRSNWLRAAVLGANDGIISVSSLAIGVAAASSSSEPIVLATVAALIAGALSMAAGEYVSVSSQTDIELADIEREKLELLEMPEEELMMLAQIYEKRGLKKETALQVARELTEVDVLGAHVRDELGITEMSQANPIQAALASGSAFTVGGILPLLVVLFAPLKGMEYWLYGFTILFLIILGAFAAKTGGSKISTALVRITIWGTIAMGLSAFVGYLFGVNV; encoded by the coding sequence ATGCTTACAATCGACAATTACCTGGATGCTCATTATATACACCGCAGCAATTGGCTCCGAGCTGCAGTTCTTGGTGCTAATGATGGGATAATTTCCGTATCCAGTCTTGCGATTGGAGTAGCAGCCGCAAGTTCTTCCTCAGAACCAATTGTCTTAGCGACGGTCGCTGCCTTAATCGCTGGAGCTTTGTCAATGGCAGCCGGAGAATACGTTTCTGTAAGCTCTCAGACCGATATCGAACTAGCGGACATCGAAAGAGAGAAGTTAGAATTATTGGAAATGCCAGAAGAAGAATTGATGATGCTAGCACAGATTTATGAGAAGAGAGGACTGAAAAAAGAAACTGCGCTGCAGGTCGCTCGAGAATTAACGGAAGTAGATGTTTTAGGTGCTCATGTTCGTGATGAATTAGGAATTACAGAAATGAGCCAAGCTAATCCTATCCAGGCTGCACTGGCTTCTGGAAGTGCGTTTACGGTTGGCGGCATTTTGCCACTTTTAGTTGTGCTTTTTGCACCGTTGAAAGGAATGGAATATTGGCTGTATGGTTTTACCATTCTGTTTCTGATTATTTTAGGCGCTTTTGCTGCAAAAACAGGAGGTTCAAAAATTTCTACTGCACTCGTCCGTATTACTATTTGGGGAACGATCGCGATGGGTCTATCTGCATTCGTTGGTTACCTATTTGGAGTAAATGTTTAA
- a CDS encoding Crp/Fnr family transcriptional regulator: MILTEIFQADLVKEIQDSGNLKHFSAGETIINMDSYIKNIPVVISGSIKVFRTENDGREILLYYLTPGESCIVSILAGMKNETSTIKALVEEDAELMMIPADKAKDWVKKYPDWTDFIFNLYQKRFEELLHIVNSVAFQKIDTRLLHLIKQKTQLYNSKEISVTHQQLADELGITREAASRVLKQMEKEKLLILSRNKIELL, encoded by the coding sequence ATGATTTTAACAGAAATTTTCCAGGCAGACTTGGTTAAAGAGATTCAAGATTCTGGCAATCTTAAACATTTTTCTGCCGGTGAAACCATTATCAATATGGATTCATATATCAAAAATATCCCTGTGGTAATTTCGGGAAGCATTAAAGTATTTCGTACCGAAAATGATGGACGCGAAATTCTACTCTATTACTTAACTCCTGGTGAAAGCTGCATTGTTTCGATACTTGCCGGAATGAAAAATGAAACTTCTACAATCAAAGCACTTGTAGAGGAAGATGCAGAATTGATGATGATTCCTGCAGATAAGGCTAAAGATTGGGTAAAAAAATATCCAGACTGGACAGATTTTATTTTTAATCTTTATCAAAAACGTTTTGAAGAATTACTTCATATTGTGAATTCTGTGGCTTTTCAAAAAATTGACACTCGCCTTTTGCATTTAATCAAACAGAAAACGCAGCTTTACAACTCAAAAGAAATTTCAGTAACCCATCAGCAATTGGCAGATGAACTTGGAATTACCCGAGAAGCTGCGAGTCGCGTTTTAAAACAAATGGAAAAAGAGAAATTACTTATTCTGTCCCGAAATAAAATTGAGCTTCTGTAA
- the dapF gene encoding diaminopimelate epimerase has product MQNTIEFFKYQGTGNDFVMIDNRDLQFPKDQQIIEKICDRRFGIGGDGLILLENDASANFKMVYYNSDGNESTMCGNGGRCIVAFAHFLDLFEGHVTFIAIDGLHEAEIQNGVIKLKMIDVESIKRIDGNFELNTGSPHYVTFVEKLKNYKVYENGNIIRNSASYCQEGINVNFVEKIYEDEIFIRTYERGVEDETFSCGTGATASALVFLKDKNQSSVKVKVLGGNLKVYAEQDGAGFKNIWLEGPAKQVFKGKINI; this is encoded by the coding sequence ATGCAAAATACCATCGAATTTTTTAAGTACCAAGGAACAGGAAATGATTTCGTAATGATCGATAACCGGGATTTACAGTTTCCTAAAGATCAGCAAATTATAGAAAAAATATGTGACCGACGTTTTGGCATCGGTGGTGATGGATTGATTTTATTAGAAAATGATGCTTCTGCAAATTTTAAAATGGTTTATTACAATTCTGATGGTAATGAAAGTACGATGTGCGGAAACGGTGGAAGATGCATTGTTGCCTTTGCTCATTTCCTCGACCTATTCGAAGGCCACGTCACTTTTATCGCGATTGACGGTCTACACGAAGCAGAAATTCAAAATGGTGTAATAAAATTAAAGATGATTGATGTAGAATCAATTAAAAGAATTGACGGAAATTTCGAGTTAAATACAGGTTCTCCACACTATGTAACCTTCGTAGAAAAGTTAAAGAATTATAAAGTTTACGAAAATGGTAACATAATTAGAAATTCTGCGTCTTATTGTCAAGAAGGAATCAATGTGAATTTCGTGGAAAAAATTTATGAAGATGAGATCTTCATTCGAACTTACGAAAGAGGAGTGGAAGATGAAACTTTCAGTTGTGGAACCGGTGCAACTGCATCAGCATTGGTTTTTCTAAAAGATAAAAACCAATCTTCTGTAAAAGTAAAAGTTCTGGGTGGAAATTTAAAAGTTTATGCTGAACAGGACGGAGCAGGCTTTAAAAACATTTGGTTAGAAGGTCCGGCAAAGCAGGTATTTAAAGGCAAAATTAATATATAA
- the hemN gene encoding oxygen-independent coproporphyrinogen III oxidase: MNSLIDKYNIPGPRYTSYPTVPFWDDASFTSELWQESVIRTFNETNDSEGISVYIHLPFCEKLCTFCACHKRITKQHSVETPYLESVLKEWDLYVKLFGRTPKIKELHLGGGTPTFFSPENLKILLEGIFSKAEIAENPEFSFEGHPNNTTRGHLQTLYDLGFRRASFGVQDYDPQVQKAINRIQPFENVKNVTDMAREIGYKGVSHDLVFGLPFHTWEKMEYTIRKTLELKPDRLAFYSYAHVPWIKGVGQRGFDENDLPSGEEKRKLYTNGKKLLEELGYIEVGMDHFALPHDDLYQSMVSGDIHRNFMGYSSSKTKLMVGLGMSAISDSWYAFAQSNKSVEEYQKIVEDGIIPVVKGHILNQEDLVIRQHILNLMCRLETSWDLQTSFPEIENALEALKEMQTDGLVEITDNKIKITEKGRAFTRNVAMTFDLRMMRNKPETRIFSMTI, translated from the coding sequence ATGAACTCTTTGATCGATAAATACAATATTCCGGGACCTCGTTATACTTCTTATCCAACTGTTCCTTTTTGGGATGATGCTAGTTTTACAAGCGAACTTTGGCAGGAATCAGTGATCCGTACTTTTAATGAAACCAATGATTCAGAAGGGATTTCGGTGTATATCCACTTACCATTTTGTGAGAAACTATGTACCTTCTGTGCATGTCACAAAAGAATTACCAAGCAGCATTCAGTAGAAACACCTTATTTAGAATCTGTTTTAAAAGAATGGGATTTATATGTCAAATTATTTGGGAGAACTCCAAAGATTAAAGAATTACATTTAGGTGGTGGTACACCAACTTTCTTCTCGCCAGAAAATTTAAAGATATTATTAGAAGGCATTTTCTCAAAAGCAGAAATTGCTGAAAATCCCGAATTCTCTTTCGAAGGTCATCCTAATAATACCACCAGAGGGCATTTGCAAACTTTATACGATCTAGGTTTTAGAAGAGCCAGTTTTGGAGTACAGGATTATGATCCACAAGTTCAGAAAGCGATCAATAGAATTCAACCTTTTGAAAATGTGAAAAATGTAACCGATATGGCCAGAGAAATTGGTTATAAAGGTGTTTCTCATGATTTAGTGTTTGGATTACCATTTCATACTTGGGAGAAAATGGAATATACCATTCGTAAAACTTTGGAACTGAAACCAGACCGTTTGGCATTTTATTCTTACGCCCATGTTCCTTGGATTAAAGGGGTTGGACAAAGAGGTTTCGATGAAAATGATTTGCCAAGTGGTGAAGAAAAAAGAAAATTATATACCAACGGAAAAAAATTATTAGAAGAGCTAGGTTATATCGAAGTTGGGATGGATCACTTTGCTTTGCCACATGACGATCTTTATCAGTCGATGGTTTCGGGAGATATTCACCGTAATTTTATGGGATATTCTTCCAGTAAAACCAAATTAATGGTAGGTTTAGGAATGTCGGCAATTTCTGATTCCTGGTATGCGTTTGCTCAAAGTAACAAAAGCGTGGAAGAATATCAGAAGATTGTAGAAGATGGAATTATTCCAGTTGTGAAAGGACATATTTTAAATCAAGAAGACTTAGTGATCAGACAACATATCCTAAATTTAATGTGCCGGTTAGAAACTTCTTGGGATCTACAAACCAGTTTTCCTGAAATTGAAAATGCCTTGGAAGCTTTAAAAGAAATGCAAACTGACGGTTTAGTTGAAATTACGGATAATAAGATAAAAATAACCGAAAAAGGTCGTGCTTTCACAAGAAATGTGGCGATGACTTTTGATTTAAGAATGATGCGAAATAAGCCCGAAACCCGGATTTTTTCGATGACGATATAA
- a CDS encoding WD40/YVTN/BNR-like repeat-containing protein: protein MNKILLVLFSAMSLGVFAQNVSFSTLLKDDISIRALQINDGKVWYTGTDSKFGYVNINDSTEKKQLILSDKKFQFRTLAQTRTAFYTVNIESPAYFFKINKKDLSSRIIAADTVKTAFFDAFIFDQKNRGLAVSDPYKDGKAHFKLFFNSKVPVHSYPSYLPGEAHFAASNSNIAMKGNNIWIASGGTHARIFKNNLKKPNIWNVYKTPFIQGTSSQGIYSIDFYNDQFGIAVGGDYTKQEENINNIATTNDGGKTWEIQASGTNGGYKTCVKIRPKSKGKDIVAVGDQNIEFSSDYGKTWKIISEEKGLYVCEWVDANTLVFAGKNRIIKMKLNEQ from the coding sequence ATGAATAAGATCTTGTTAGTGCTATTTTCAGCAATGAGTTTAGGTGTTTTTGCGCAGAATGTCAGTTTTTCTACTTTATTAAAAGATGATATTTCAATTCGTGCCTTACAAATTAATGATGGTAAAGTTTGGTATACCGGAACCGATTCTAAATTTGGCTACGTGAATATAAATGATTCTACAGAGAAGAAGCAGTTGATACTATCTGACAAGAAGTTTCAATTTAGAACTCTCGCTCAGACTAGGACTGCTTTTTATACGGTCAATATTGAAAGTCCTGCTTATTTCTTTAAGATTAATAAAAAAGATTTAAGTTCTAGGATAATTGCTGCAGATACTGTAAAAACTGCTTTTTTCGATGCTTTTATTTTTGATCAAAAGAACCGCGGACTGGCGGTAAGTGATCCATATAAGGATGGCAAAGCTCATTTTAAATTGTTCTTCAATTCAAAGGTTCCAGTGCACTCATACCCATCTTATCTTCCAGGAGAAGCGCACTTTGCAGCCAGCAATTCTAACATTGCGATGAAAGGGAACAATATCTGGATTGCTAGCGGTGGTACCCATGCCCGTATTTTTAAAAATAACTTAAAAAAGCCTAACATATGGAACGTTTATAAAACTCCATTTATCCAAGGAACATCTTCCCAAGGGATTTATTCCATTGATTTTTACAATGATCAATTTGGTATTGCAGTCGGCGGCGATTATACCAAACAAGAAGAAAACATCAATAATATCGCCACAACAAATGATGGTGGAAAAACCTGGGAGATTCAAGCTTCCGGAACAAATGGTGGTTACAAAACCTGCGTAAAAATCAGACCTAAATCGAAAGGCAAAGATATTGTCGCAGTTGGTGATCAGAACATAGAATTTTCCAGTGATTACGGAAAAACGTGGAAAATTATTTCTGAAGAGAAAGGGCTATATGTTTGCGAATGGGTTGATGCCAACACCCTTGTTTTCGCTGGAAAAAATAGAATTATAAAGATGAAGTTGAATGAACAATGA
- a CDS encoding amino acid permease — protein MSNLWKTKSLAQLLQTADESEKGLKRTLSAASLVALGIGAIIGAGLFSLTGIASAENAGPAVVYSFILAALGCAFAGLCYAEFASMIPVAGSAYTYSYATMGEFMAWIIGWDLVLEYALGAATVAASWSQYVAKFMLTFGVTLPNSLLHGPWDETPGYLNLPAIIIICLLSLLLIKGTKESALINNILVILKVTVVLVFIALGWGFINPANHDPFIPINQGEVLMSQGKMGFFEFFHSDYFGKYGWSGILRGAGVVFFAFIGFDAVSTAAQEAKNPQKGMPIGIIGSLIICTVLYVLFSYVLTGLENYVNFKGDASPVTTAFAKTGYTFLNAALTIAIIAGYTSVMLVMLMGQSRVFYSMSVDGLLPKFFSDLHSKSSTPWKTNVVFMIFVSLFAGFVPVSDLGHMVSIGTLFAFSLVCIGIIVMRKTNPDAVRGFRVPLVPFLPILGVVICVALMAGLPIESWERLGIWLALGLIIYFLYGQKNSKINDTH, from the coding sequence ATGTCAAATCTTTGGAAAACTAAATCTCTTGCCCAACTTCTGCAAACTGCGGATGAGTCGGAAAAGGGATTAAAAAGAACACTGAGTGCAGCGTCACTGGTGGCTTTAGGAATTGGAGCAATTATCGGAGCCGGCTTATTCTCACTAACAGGAATTGCGTCTGCAGAAAATGCAGGACCTGCTGTGGTGTACTCTTTTATATTAGCAGCTCTTGGTTGTGCCTTTGCGGGTTTATGTTATGCAGAATTTGCATCAATGATCCCTGTGGCAGGTAGTGCATATACTTATTCTTATGCTACCATGGGAGAATTTATGGCTTGGATTATTGGATGGGATTTGGTTTTAGAATATGCTCTTGGAGCAGCTACAGTTGCGGCTTCATGGTCACAATACGTCGCGAAGTTTATGTTGACCTTCGGGGTCACATTGCCAAATTCTTTGTTACATGGTCCTTGGGATGAAACCCCAGGTTATTTAAATTTACCAGCGATTATCATTATCTGTCTGCTTTCTTTACTTCTAATCAAAGGAACTAAGGAATCAGCATTGATCAATAATATTTTAGTAATTCTAAAAGTAACAGTTGTATTAGTATTTATCGCACTTGGATGGGGTTTTATTAATCCGGCGAATCATGATCCATTTATCCCGATTAACCAAGGAGAAGTGCTTATGTCTCAAGGTAAGATGGGCTTCTTTGAGTTTTTCCATAGTGATTATTTCGGTAAATATGGATGGAGCGGTATCTTAAGAGGAGCTGGGGTTGTATTCTTTGCTTTTATTGGATTTGATGCGGTAAGTACTGCAGCACAGGAAGCAAAAAACCCACAGAAAGGCATGCCAATCGGAATTATTGGATCTCTAATTATCTGTACCGTTTTATATGTATTGTTCTCTTATGTATTGACAGGATTAGAAAATTATGTAAACTTCAAAGGGGATGCGAGTCCAGTAACGACCGCATTCGCTAAGACAGGATATACGTTCTTAAATGCAGCCCTAACAATTGCTATTATCGCAGGATATACTTCTGTAATGTTGGTGATGTTGATGGGACAGAGTAGAGTATTCTATAGCATGAGTGTTGATGGATTATTGCCGAAGTTCTTCAGTGATCTGCATTCAAAAAGTAGTACGCCGTGGAAAACTAATGTAGTTTTTATGATTTTCGTAAGTTTATTTGCTGGTTTTGTACCCGTATCAGACTTAGGACACATGGTAAGTATTGGTACTTTGTTCGCATTCTCACTTGTATGTATCGGAATTATTGTCATGAGAAAAACGAATCCAGATGCCGTTCGTGGTTTCCGCGTTCCTTTAGTGCCATTTCTGCCAATTCTAGGTGTGGTCATCTGTGTAGCATTGATGGCTGGTTTACCAATAGAAAGTTGGGAGCGACTGGGGATTTGGTTAGCCTTAGGGTTGATAATTTATTTCCTCTACGGTCAGAAAAATTCAAAAATTAATGATACTCATTAA
- a CDS encoding GNAT family N-acetyltransferase, translating to MIITNSNLDDIPEIFRLYRLATDYQKLAFPGNIWPEFDLDFIATEVIENRQFKLVIDNTIACIWAITYNDAMIWEEKENNDAIYIHRIATNPKFRGNNLVQIISDWAKDFGKKEYKKFIRMDTCGQNDRLINHYKNCGFDFLGMKKLKDSYGLQAHYQDADVCFFEIKLD from the coding sequence ATGATTATTACAAATAGCAATCTCGATGATATTCCAGAAATTTTTAGACTTTACAGGCTGGCTACCGATTATCAAAAGCTCGCATTTCCGGGAAATATATGGCCAGAGTTTGACCTAGATTTCATTGCAACGGAAGTAATTGAGAACAGGCAGTTCAAATTAGTAATTGACAATACAATTGCCTGCATTTGGGCAATTACTTACAATGATGCAATGATCTGGGAAGAGAAGGAAAATAATGACGCAATTTACATTCACCGCATTGCAACTAACCCTAAATTTCGTGGAAATAATTTGGTCCAAATCATTTCCGATTGGGCCAAAGATTTTGGTAAAAAAGAATATAAGAAATTTATTAGAATGGATACTTGTGGACAAAATGATCGACTGATCAATCATTATAAAAACTGTGGTTTTGACTTCTTAGGAATGAAAAAATTGAAAGATTCTTATGGCTTACAGGCCCATTATCAAGATGCTGATGTTTGCTTTTTCGAGATCAAATTAGATTAA